From a region of the Chlamydomonas reinhardtii strain CC-503 cw92 mt+ chromosome 12, whole genome shotgun sequence genome:
- a CDS encoding hydroxymethylglutaryl-CoA lyase: MRNLQRFASALCGSVPGAGGSALPRLAAPVGVARSLSTLPNGLPSSVTIYEVGPRDGLQNEKKVIPADVKVAFIDLLSGAGFKAIEATSFVSPKWVPQLGDAAEVVARMRKAPGVEYPVLTPNMKGLAGALAAGCREVAVFAAASEAFSRKNINCSVRDSLKRFEEVVVAARKEGVKVRGYVSCAVGCPIQGAVEPAAAADVGAALHHMGCYEVSMADTIGVGTPASMERMLGATLAAGVPAARLAVHCHDTYGMAVANIIAAMRMGVAVVDASVAGLGGCPYARGATGNVATEDVMYMLDGYGISHGLDWGRVLDASEYISAALGRPNGSRAAKALLARRADAAEAAAEAKAKEPKAAQAA; the protein is encoded by the exons ATGAGGAACCTACAACGATTTGCAAGCGCTCTGTGCGGCAGCGtaccgggcgcgggcggctcggcgctGCCGAGGCTTGCCGCTCCGGTCGGCGTTGCCCGCTCCCTGAGCACGCTTCCCAACGGACTCCCCTCCAGCGTCACTATCTATGAAGTGGGGCCCCGCGACGGGCTGCAGAACGAGAagaag gtcaTCCCCGCGGACGTCAAGGTGGCGTTCATTGACTTGTTGTCCGGAGCGGgcttcaag GCCATAGAGGCCACCTCGTTCGTGAGCCCCAAGtgggtgccgcagctgggggacgcggcggaggtggtggcgcgcatgCGGAAGGCGCCGGGGGTGGAGTACCCCGTGCTCACACCCAACATGAAG ggcctggccggcgctctggccgccggctgccgcgagGTGGCTGTGTTCGCGGCGGCCAGTGAGGCCTTCAGCCGCAAGAACATCAACTGCTCCGTGCGGGACAGCCTCAA gcgctttGAGGAGGTAGTGGTGGCTGCCCGCAAGGAGGGCGTCAAAGTTCGCGG GTACGTGTCGTGTGCGGTGGGCTGCCCCATCCAGGgcgcggtggagccggcggcggcggcggacgtgggcgcggcacTGCACCACATGGGCTGCtatgag gtgtcCATGGCCGACACCATCGGTGtgggcacgcccgcctccatgGAGCGCATGCTGGGcgccaccctggccgccggggtgcccgccgcccgcctggcggtGCACTGCCACGACACGTACGGCATGGCGGTGGCCAACATCATCGCAGCCATGCgcatgggcgtggcggtggtggacgcctcggtggcggggctgggcggctgccccTACGCGCGCGGGGCCACGGGGAATGTGGCCACCGAGGAC GTGATGTACATGCTGGACGGCTACGGCATTTCCCACGGCCTGGACTGGGGCCGCGTGCTGGACGCCTCCGAGTACATCAGCGCAGCGCTGGGCCGGCCCaacggcagccgggcggccaaggcgctgctggccaggcgggcggacgcggcggaggcggcggcggaggccaaggccaaggagcccaaggcggcgcaggcagcttAG